A single genomic interval of Aureliella helgolandensis harbors:
- a CDS encoding succinate dehydrogenase cytochrome b558 subunit — MSATSLDFFSKNEFLIRRLHSLSGLIPVGAYMTVHLLVNASLLNGAGAFQSNVNQIHSLGKLLPMVEWAFIFLPLIFHAVVGVWIIRSGKSNHDNYRYVANWRYTLQRWSGVIAILFIFTHVFHLHGWFHGDWWLTNVAEPLGMANFRAYNAASTLAVAMGGIAWPIFYFLGIVACVFHLANGVWTMGITWGVWISPAAQRRATYLCSAGGLLLLIVGLSALFAVKQIDIEEAKITEDKMYQAEVAAGRIVPNPHKRSEAVELEEADADAAKANSDAESGPADQAVEGE; from the coding sequence CGCTGAGCGGATTGATTCCGGTGGGGGCCTACATGACGGTCCACCTGCTGGTCAATGCCTCTCTGCTCAATGGAGCGGGAGCCTTCCAAAGCAATGTGAATCAGATTCACTCTTTGGGAAAGTTGCTGCCGATGGTGGAGTGGGCATTCATTTTCTTGCCCCTGATTTTCCATGCGGTGGTGGGGGTGTGGATTATTCGCTCCGGAAAATCAAATCATGACAACTATCGCTATGTAGCCAATTGGCGGTACACCCTGCAGCGCTGGTCCGGCGTGATTGCCATCCTGTTTATCTTTACGCACGTGTTTCATCTGCATGGTTGGTTTCACGGAGATTGGTGGTTGACGAATGTGGCCGAGCCCTTGGGCATGGCTAATTTTCGAGCTTACAACGCGGCCAGTACTCTAGCGGTAGCCATGGGAGGCATTGCGTGGCCCATCTTTTACTTCTTGGGTATCGTGGCCTGTGTCTTTCACTTGGCCAATGGCGTGTGGACTATGGGGATTACTTGGGGCGTATGGATCAGTCCCGCTGCCCAACGTCGCGCGACCTACCTTTGCTCGGCAGGTGGACTGCTGTTGTTGATCGTGGGCCTGAGTGCCCTGTTTGCTGTGAAGCAGATCGATATTGAGGAAGCCAAAATCACGGAAGATAAAATGTACCAGGCGGAGGTGGCTGCTGGGCGTATCGTTCCCAATCCTCATAAACGCTCTGAGGCGGTGGAGCTCGAGGAAGCCGATGCGGATGCTGCAAAAGCCAATTCTGATGCGGAGAGCGGCCCCGCTGACCAAGCGGTAGAAGGCGAGTGA